In the Pan paniscus chromosome 8, NHGRI_mPanPan1-v2.0_pri, whole genome shotgun sequence genome, one interval contains:
- the LOC100969258 gene encoding eukaryotic translation initiation factor 3 subunit L-like, whose translation MYSRVPECQITTYYYVGFAYLMMCRYQDAIRVFANSLLYIQRTKSMFQRTTYKYEMINKQNEQMHALLAIALTVYPMSIDESIHLQLQKKHRDKMLRMQKGDPQVYEELFSYFCPKFLSPVVPNYDNVHPNYHKEPFLQQLKVFSDEVQQQAQLSTIHSFLKLYTTMPVAKLAGFLDLTEQEFRIQLLVFKHKMKNLVWTSGISILDGEFQSASEVDFYVDKDMIHIADTKVSRRYGDFFIRRIQKLEELNRTLKKMGQRP comes from the coding sequence ATGTATTCCCGTGTGCCAGAGTGCCAGATCACCACATACTATTATGTTGGGTTTGCATATTTGATGATGTGTCGCTACCAGGATGCCATCCGGGTCTTTGCCAACAGCCTCCTCTACATCCAGAGGACCAAGAGCATGTTCCAGAGGACCACATACAAGTATGAGATGATTAACAAGCAGAATGAGCAGATGCATGCACTGCTGGCCATTGCCCTCACGGTGTACCCCATGAGTATCGATGAGAGCATTCACCTCCAGCTGCAGAAGAAACACAGGGACAAGATGCTGCGCATGCAGAAAGGTGACCCACAAGTCTATGAAGAACTTTTCAGTTACTTCTGCCCCAAGTTCCTGTCGCCTGTAGTGCCCAACTATGATAATGTGCACCCCAACTACCACAAAGAGCCCTTCCTGCAGCAGCTGAAGGTGTTTTCTGATGAAGTACAGCAGCAGGCCCAGCTTTCAACCATCCACAGCTTCCTCAAGCtctacaccaccatgcctgtggCCAAGCTGGCTGGCTTCCTGGACCTCACAGAGCAGGAGTTCAGGATCCAGCTTCTTGTCTTCAAACACAAGATGAAGAACCTGGTGTGGACCAGCGGCATCTCAATCCTGGATGGTGAATTTCAGTCAGCCTCAGAGGTTGACTTCTACGTTGATAAGGACATGATCCACATCGCGGACACCAAGGTCTCCAGGCGCTATGGGGATTTCTTCATCCGTCGGATCCAAAAATTGGAGGAGCTTAATCGAACCCTGAAGAAGATGGGACAGAGACCCTGA
- the LOC117974769 gene encoding FXYD domain-containing ion transport regulator 6-like: MEAVLIFLCSLLAHIVLADAVEREKQIDPFHYDYQTLRIRGLACAVVLFSIGILLILGCRCKCSFNQKPRTPGEEEAQVENLITANATKLQKAES, encoded by the coding sequence ATGGAGGCGGTGCTGATCTTTCTATGCAGCCTGTTGGCCCACATTGTCCTGGCCGATGCAGTTGAGAGGGAGAAGCAAATTGACCCTTTTCATTATGACTACCAGACCCTGAGGATTAGGGGGTTGGCATGTGCTGTGGTCCTCTTCTCCATTGGGATCCTCCTTATCCTAGGTTGCAGATGCAAGTGCAGTTTCAATCAGAAGCCCAGGACCCCAGGAGAGGAGGAAGCCCAGGTGGAGAACCTCATCACTGCAAATGCAACAAAGCTCCAGAAAGCAGAGAGCTGA